From Haemorhous mexicanus isolate bHaeMex1 chromosome 2, bHaeMex1.pri, whole genome shotgun sequence, the proteins below share one genomic window:
- the LOC132322792 gene encoding T-cell receptor-associated transmembrane adapter 1 isoform X2, with translation MDCHFSVWGVLALLSLALLVSMTLNIVHCMKKKQAKMLKDYEENDPRYDGYHTEDYPVYGNLNQDILEECCYEQMKSQPQRPVNPLQVESASQMCYASLDHSVKGKCRKPRRKNDPSLEEDEEERSSNPMVASKVSIYLNSEQLAAKNTVKVEAIHDDPIRLMGLIHNTKGED, from the exons ATGGACTGCCATTTTTCTGTCTGGGGAGTTTTGGCCTTACTGAGTTTGGCTCTGCTTGTTTCAATGACACTGAATATTGTACACTGTATGAAAAAGAAGCAAG cTAAAATGCTTAAAGACTATGAAGAGAATGACCCACG CTATGATGGCTATCACACAGAAGATTATCCTGTTTACGGCAATCTCAATCAAGATATTTTAG AAGAATGTTGTTACGAGCAGATGAAGTCCCAGCCTCAAAGACCAGTTAACCCGCTACAG GTGGAGTCTGCCAGTCAAATGTGCTATGCATCACTTGATCACAGTGTCaagggaaaatgcagaaaaccaAGGAGAAAGAATGATCCTTCATtagaggaagatgaagaagaaagatCATCTAACCCCATGGTGGCTTCCAAAGTTAGCATTTACCTCAACAGTGAGCAGCTGGCTGCCAAAAACACAGTGAAAGTAGAAGCCATTCACGATGATCCCATCAGATTAATGGGCTTGATTCATAATACAAAAGGGGAGGACTGA
- the LOC132322792 gene encoding T-cell receptor-associated transmembrane adapter 1 isoform X1: MWASRGNPVTGMDCHFSVWGVLALLSLALLVSMTLNIVHCMKKKQAKMLKDYEENDPRYDGYHTEDYPVYGNLNQDILEECCYEQMKSQPQRPVNPLQVESASQMCYASLDHSVKGKCRKPRRKNDPSLEEDEEERSSNPMVASKVSIYLNSEQLAAKNTVKVEAIHDDPIRLMGLIHNTKGED; the protein is encoded by the exons ATGTGGGCTTCCCGAGGGAATCCAG ttacAGGAATGGACTGCCATTTTTCTGTCTGGGGAGTTTTGGCCTTACTGAGTTTGGCTCTGCTTGTTTCAATGACACTGAATATTGTACACTGTATGAAAAAGAAGCAAG cTAAAATGCTTAAAGACTATGAAGAGAATGACCCACG CTATGATGGCTATCACACAGAAGATTATCCTGTTTACGGCAATCTCAATCAAGATATTTTAG AAGAATGTTGTTACGAGCAGATGAAGTCCCAGCCTCAAAGACCAGTTAACCCGCTACAG GTGGAGTCTGCCAGTCAAATGTGCTATGCATCACTTGATCACAGTGTCaagggaaaatgcagaaaaccaAGGAGAAAGAATGATCCTTCATtagaggaagatgaagaagaaagatCATCTAACCCCATGGTGGCTTCCAAAGTTAGCATTTACCTCAACAGTGAGCAGCTGGCTGCCAAAAACACAGTGAAAGTAGAAGCCATTCACGATGATCCCATCAGATTAATGGGCTTGATTCATAATACAAAAGGGGAGGACTGA